The following proteins come from a genomic window of Megalobrama amblycephala isolate DHTTF-2021 linkage group LG1, ASM1881202v1, whole genome shotgun sequence:
- the LOC125265118 gene encoding putative nuclease HARBI1 has translation MAGVVHRHHHFARRGYRQRVYVERTKPLEQYTTEELYVRFRFGKADIEYLVNLLRPKLQHRTQRSHGLPVEDQILIALRFYACGTFYQVVGDYMGVVKSAVCDVVRDVSITLASLVNEFVSFPKDNQIAQAKRSFFLLGNMPNTIGAIDCTHVHIQAPRENEWEFINRKGRHSINVQLVCDADLIITNCVVKWPGSVHDARILRESALYRDLQTNRPDGIILGDSAYPLLPWLMTPFLTANTTAQARFNTAHCRARCAIERLNGVLKRHFACLNYLRAEPQKACNITLACIVLHNIATKRNVPLCADNDAPEPLGDPNQPPAFCQNEQTGCATRDAIVRHYF, from the coding sequence ATGGCAGGTGTTGTCCACCGCCACCACCACTTTGCCAGGAGAGGATACCGTCAAAGGGTGTATGTTGAACGTACCAAGCCACTGGAGCAATACACCACTGAGGAGCTGTATGTCCGGTTTCGCTTTGGGAAGGCTGATATAGAGTACCTTGTGAACCTTCTCAGGCCAAAACTTCAACACAGAACCCAAAGGAGTCACGGTCTGCCTGTGGAAGACCAGATCCTCATTGCTCTCCGATTTTATGCATGTGGGACTTTCTATCAAGTTGTTGGTGACTATATGGGAGTGGTGAAATCAGCTGTGTGTGATGTGGTGAGAGATGTGTCAATCACATTGGCCAGCCTGGTCAATGAATTTGTTTCTTTTCCAAAGGACAACCAGATTGCCCAGGCCAAGCGCAGCTTTTTTCTTTTGGGGAATATGCCCAATACTATTGGAGCAATCGACTGCACACATGTGCATATACAAGCACCTCGTGAGAATGAATGGGAGTTTATAAACAGAAAGGGGAGGCACAGCATCAATGTCCAActtgtgtgtgatgctgacctCATCATCACCAACTGCGTTGTCAAGTGGCCTGGGTCTGTCCATGATGCACGCATCCTGAGGGAGAGCGCTCTATATAGAGACCTCCAAACCAACCGACCGGATGGCATAATATTAGGAGACAGTGCCTACCCACTCCTACCATGGCTGATGACTCCTTTTCTAACAGCAAATACAACGGCGCAGGCACGCTTCAACACTGCTCATTGCAGAGCAAGATGTGCAATTGAGCGTTTAAATGGAGTTCTTAAGAGGCACTTTGCATGCCTTAACTACCTGAGAGCGGAACCACAGAAAGCATGCAACATAACCCTTGCCTGTATTGTCCTGCACAACATCGCTACTAAGCGCAATGTCCCTCTCTGTGCTGACAATGATGCACCTGAGCCCCTTGGAGACCCTAACCAACCTCCTGCATTCTGCCAGAACGAGCAAACAGGATGTGCAACAAGGGACGCAATAGTTAGACACTATTTCTGA